GATCCCCAACGCATGCAAACCCATCAAATGCGACTGCGTCCCGATCAAATTGCGGTCGCGGCAAGCGATATGCACGATGGGGCGTATGCCCAGCTTTTCTTTGAGCAATGTGCCTACCGCCATATTGCTCATACGCGTTACCGCCAGTGAATTGTCGGCCATCGTGATGGCATCCGCGCCCGCCTGTTTAAGGAGCGACGCGCCTTCCATAAAGCGGGTCAAATCAAGATCGCGCGGCGGATCGAGTTCCACGATCACCGTATGGCGTGAACGCACCAGATCTATGATGCTACCTTCATGTACCGCTTCGCTCGTGCCGTTCGTGTCTTCCGCGCGCTGCTCGGACAACGGTTCCGCGTCTGCTTCCGACAGCGTAAATTTCTCCAATGCCGGCGCGCCTGTGGACATGTTTTTTTGCACGCTGTCAAGAGCAGCGCTGATCGCATTAATATGTTCCGGCGTTGTGCCGCAGCAACCGCCTATAATCTTCGCCCCCATCCCGGCAAACTTGACGGCGCAATCGGCAAAATATTCCGGCGTCGATTTATACGTTATCCGGCCATCCACATAATCCGGCAGGCCGGCATTAGGAAATATCGAAAGCGGAAAAGCAAAATCTTCAGGCAGCCTGGCGATGGAACGCATGATGCCGTTCGGGCCGGAGCGGCAATTGAACCCGACCGCGTCGGCTCCGCTCTCGATTAATCTGGCGAATGCTTCCCCCAATGGAATCCCGTCATTCGTTCGCGCCGTATCTTCCACGGCAAATTGGCAAACAACCGGCAGATTGGACACTTGCCGCGCCATTTGCAGCGCGATCAACAATTCTTCCAAATCATAAAAAGTTTCAAATAATAACCCGTCAACACCGCTGTCAACCAGCGCGGAAATTTGCTCGTGAAAATCTTCTTTCAATTTTTGCGAGCGGACGTTTTTGCGCTTGCCCACGCGAATGGAACCTACAGCCCCCAACACGTAGGCGTCCGCGCCAACCGCATTGCGCGCGATTGCCGCGCCGGCCCGATTGATCTCCGCGGTTTGTTCTTCCAAACCATATTTGGCGAGTTTTTCCCGATTGGCGGAAAACGTGTTGGTTTCGATCACTCTGGCGCCCGCTTCATAGTAACGGCGATGAACATCGGCAATCACTTCCGGACGGCTCAAATTTAATTCTTCATAGGATATGCCGACCGGAAAGCCCAATTGGTACAAGTATGTTCCCATCGCCCCGTCGCCGACCAATATTTGATTTTTCAGCGCTTCCCGCAAATCATGCTTCAACTCTCCCACCCCAGCCATATGCTTTTATGTGCATTTATTATACTAGATACAATCAAGAACGTACATAAATTTTGTCGGCTTCGCCCTTATGTTACAATGGTTACTGGCGAGGTGATGCGGATGATACATGACGATCGCTACTGTGCGGTTACAAAAGTTAGCTTGCAAAACTTGCTGCGATGGAGGAGGGAACGACGATCAAAACGGAAAGACTTGTCGTATCGCGTTCCCGTTGCGAAGCGTCCGGAAGTGGAGTTCATTCGCGCCAATCGCGGCACACCGGCGCTCACCTGGATCGGACATTCTTCGTTTCTAATCCAAATTGGCGGGTTGAATTTGCTGGTTGACCCGGTATGGGCAAAGCGGATGGGTTTTGCCAAGCGGCTTTCCCCGCCCGGGCTCCCGCTTGACGCGATGCCGGCGGCGGATTTTGTGCTGATTTCGCACAGTCATTACGACCATCTGGATTTTCCGACGCTAAGAAAACTAAGCGGCGACCCGACTTACCTCGTGCCGCTAGGACTGGGCGAACTTTTTCGGCGCAAAGGGTTTCAGCAAGTTAAGGAGTTTGCCTGGTGGGAACAAATGCGGCGCACGGACATCGCCATTACATTTGTCCCCGCGCGGCATTGGTCGCGCCGGACTTTGCGCGATTTGAACAAATCGTTATGGGGCGGATGGGTGATTCACAGCAACGGGAAAACCATTTATTTTGTCGGGGACAGCGGATATCATGATGAATTCAAGACGATCGGCAAGCGGTATCGGATCGACGTTGTGCTGATGCCGATCGGCGCGTACGAGCCGGAATGGTTTATGAAAAACCAGCACGTTTCGCCGGAAGAAGCGGTGCAAAGCTACATTGACTTGCAGGCGGAATGGATGGTGCCGATGCATTACGGCGCGTTTCGGTTGGCGGACGATACGCCCAAGGAAGCTTTGGACCGGCTGCATCAGAGCTGGGCACAGCGCGGGTTAGGCCCTGAACGGTTAAAAGTGCTTGCGCAAGGCGAAACGCTCCGGTTTTAACCGCCGGAGCTATTGATTTTCGCATTCAACCAAACGGTCCAGCAATCCGAACAGCAAGCCGCGGATAACCGGAAAATATTCCCTTTGCGCCCGTATCGCTGCCGCTTGCTGCACATAATCGCCCGGCGTCAAATCGGCGCGGCAATGCTTTAGCAGCGCGTCAACCGACTGCTCCGTCGCTTCCAGATGAAATTGCAGCCCGACAACGCGAGAATCGAGCACAAACGCCTGATCGGCGCAAGCTTCACTCGCGGCAATCTTGACACAGCCGGGCGGGATGGAGAACGTATCGCCATGCCAATGGAACGCGGGAAACACCCGCGGAAAATGTCTCCATAGCGGCGCCCGCCGGGCTTCTTCCGTCAAGGTTACCGGAAACCAGCCGATCTCCTTATACCGATTCCGCGTTACCTTCCCGCCCAGCACAGCGGCGATCAACTGCGCGCCCAGGCAGATGCCGAGCACCTTTTTCCCTTGCCGAATCGCTTGAGCGATCAATTGTTTTTCCGCCCGCAGCCAGGGATACGCCTCTTCCTCATC
This genomic window from Bacilli bacterium contains:
- a CDS encoding bifunctional homocysteine S-methyltransferase/methylenetetrahydrofolate reductase, which encodes MKHDLREALKNQILVGDGAMGTYLYQLGFPVGISYEELNLSRPEVIADVHRRYYEAGARVIETNTFSANREKLAKYGLEEQTAEINRAGAAIARNAVGADAYVLGAVGSIRVGKRKNVRSQKLKEDFHEQISALVDSGVDGLLFETFYDLEELLIALQMARQVSNLPVVCQFAVEDTARTNDGIPLGEAFARLIESGADAVGFNCRSGPNGIMRSIARLPEDFAFPLSIFPNAGLPDYVDGRITYKSTPEYFADCAVKFAGMGAKIIGGCCGTTPEHINAISAALDSVQKNMSTGAPALEKFTLSEADAEPLSEQRAEDTNGTSEAVHEGSIIDLVRSRHTVIVELDPPRDLDLTRFMEGASLLKQAGADAITMADNSLAVTRMSNMAVGTLLKEKLGIRPIVHIACRDRNLIGTQSHLMGLHALGI
- a CDS encoding type 1 glutamine amidotransferase, which codes for MNIHVLQHVAFEGIGSIAAWAEAKGFSLSFTRLDCGQPLPVGESFDLLIVMGGPMSVDEEEAYPWLRAEKQLIAQAIRQGKKVLGICLGAQLIAAVLGGKVTRNRYKEIGWFPVTLTEEARRAPLWRHFPRVFPAFHWHGDTFSIPPGCVKIAASEACADQAFVLDSRVVGLQFHLEATEQSVDALLKHCRADLTPGDYVQQAAAIRAQREYFPVIRGLLFGLLDRLVECENQ
- a CDS encoding MBL fold metallo-hydrolase; protein product: MIHDDRYCAVTKVSLQNLLRWRRERRSKRKDLSYRVPVAKRPEVEFIRANRGTPALTWIGHSSFLIQIGGLNLLVDPVWAKRMGFAKRLSPPGLPLDAMPAADFVLISHSHYDHLDFPTLRKLSGDPTYLVPLGLGELFRRKGFQQVKEFAWWEQMRRTDIAITFVPARHWSRRTLRDLNKSLWGGWVIHSNGKTIYFVGDSGYHDEFKTIGKRYRIDVVLMPIGAYEPEWFMKNQHVSPEEAVQSYIDLQAEWMVPMHYGAFRLADDTPKEALDRLHQSWAQRGLGPERLKVLAQGETLRF